The Nymphaea colorata isolate Beijing-Zhang1983 chromosome 5, ASM883128v2, whole genome shotgun sequence DNA segment AAATTGAACCACCTTGATCTTTAACAATCTCGTTAAATAGGGAAATAGGATTCACAGAGACAACAAAGCCCTATGTAACTCGTGATCCATGTACAAccaattccattttttttttctttcttctttgcctACGGTCATCAATTACTAGGGTCTCCCCTCGACCAAAATAGAGGTGGCAGAATATAACCCCTACTTCCGATCCCAGCGACTTTTCCAACTTTGGAAACCAAGTAACGAATGCCCATCGAGTAAGAGATCAACAAAAATTTCCAGTTTCATTAGGGGATCGTCCTAGCCCCCAAAAACATAGGTCCTTTCTTCTTCGTTCTCCTCCCATGCATCTCCCTCCATAAACCACCGcacagaaagagggagagagggaaggggagagagagaggctcttACCTTGGTAGTGATCAACTGGGATGCCCACCTgcaacaaagagagagagatagagagaggaaTGGCGCGGGAAAGTAAAGGTAGGGAATATGTAAAGCCCTATTTCCCATGCGTGGTTTTTCCTTTTGGATGCAATATTACAAAAATTCGGCACTCTTTCTGTAATAATGAAAATTATATCTGCTTTTCCAATTTTCGTTGGGcaccatggatctgagatccgttGTGATATGAGATCCATTAGATCTCAAATCCATCTACAATCCATGGTTTTCAACATGTGCTACCAAACTCATGATCTCCCAAAACGCACCTTTTTATGAAGCCTCAGATCTAAGATATGATGTTATCCAAAGTAACCTTAAAGAAACTGGTGTTTGATTCCAATTTCGATTCAAATTCTTggtcaaatccaaatccgaattcgaGATCTAACAAAATCTACCTTCATCACTATGCAAATGTCGAGTGAAGGTCAAGTCACCTACCAAGCCACTCTGAGATGTTGTTTGCCACATGACACCTGGCATTTGGTCCGCAACCAATGCAGAGTCTAACCAGTTGAGTGATCTAGATTGTCTGTTACTCACCCAGGTTACTACCTAAGAGGCTGTTTGACAACAGTAATAACATTGTTATCTATGAGTGTAAAACATGAACAGATTTATACTGGTACTTCTCTTGTCAACTATCAACCTTCGCTGGAAATTGAAACAAACAATATAATAACCTCTTTTTAAAAGTCACCTTACCAAAAAAAGTTAAGTCGCACAAGCATCTCAGAATGATAATAACATTGTGAAGGTTGTCTCATCTGATGAAAAGTTGTTTCTCATGAACAATTGTTTTACACTTTTACTAAGACCACCATTGTTGCACAAAAGTAACATTCACAAATAAACCACCAAAACTGGCAAAACCAAGATTGAGGTGTCAATATAAACGAAAGGGCCCAACTACAGCAACAAATATACAagtaaataataatataaaaaagacATTCGATCCCTTAATCAAATATCTCACACATAAATAGAATGTAATTCAGTTTGAGAACAAGtagataaagaagagagagatgctttGGATGAAGGCTACAATGATCCTCACAACTCACAAGTAAATATTTgaatattcatttaaatattGCACATTGTACCCAACCGTGATCACTCATAAAAGTACTGTGCATGTGTTGCAGAAAGAAGTTGCTTTATGGAAAAGATTGTTCTTTAATTTGTTATCTATATCCAGGTATATGGACCTGTTAAGATGTTACCATTGCTCGTCTGAATAATCTTGAACATTCAAGAGGTTTTTGATGCAAGGTTCAATAAGTGTGTCAGTGAACATCCATAATGTTTACCTGAAAATCCTTCTTACAAGGCACTATCACTACCATAATTTTGGATATGTTCACTTACATCAAACCATGGTCATTCTCAATGTTTCCTTCCTGAAGCTTCAACACTAAAATCATAGTTATCACCACACTCTCTATCTTCCCAACTTGAAACCGTAGAACTCTCAGCCATTTATACCCCCGCCTACAAACTAGGAGTGATATGTTTCTTTCGCTCTTAAATTAGATACTTTATCACCTAATCTTCATATGCCTTCTTAATCATGCATCTTATCGCCCAAACTAGAGTTTTAGAAGCCACACTCTATCTCTAATTAGACAGTCCTGACCCCTAATTACAATTCTAATTGCTTGCTCCACTTTACACACTTTCCCATgttgaaggaaagaaacaacTGCATATGCGCATTACTTTGACGAAACATGCCATGGTAACCAGTGGCTGTCTGGACCTCAATTTCAGAATGTTTTACCTCCATGGGTACAAGACCGATTAGTTTCCATAAGGATAGCTAGGTTAATCATCTTTCAGAGCCTAGATTGCTCATAAGATAATTACAGACATTCCATGAACATTTGAAAGCGATTCTGGAGAAGAAACGCATGTTAACCAACTGCACTGAAACGAAAACTCTCTATCATGAATTTATACATTGGCAATTCTCTGTGCacccaaatttttattttgtacaaaaaaatgcCCATCTGGGTTTTCAACTTGTTAAAATCCTATCGACCTGATATCATTCATAAGCTCCGTTATCAGTTCAGGAACACAATCATTCGGAATTCTATGTGACAGTGAAGAACTTTCGAAGCTATCCACCGCTGGGGAGCCATAATCTTCGCTTTCACGGGGAACTTTTGTGCTGTTCGCTGTTCGAGAGGCTGTTCGCTAGGAACACCTGTTCGGCTACCGCCTACCCACTACAACCTACCCAGTACCCACAGGCCACAGGCCCACAACAGAGAGAGAGTCGAGAGCGAGGAAGAGATATACCTGATAACTTGAGTAACCACAGGTCCACACGGCGGATGGAGTGAGAATCAATTGGGCATGCTGGAGTCACCGGAGCTTCCGACCTGCGAACGCCGAACGCCGGATGGGAGGTAGACCGTCAGAGACACGGAGGAAGCTGCGCCCGAAGGAGAATGAAGGCGGGAATTGGGACATCACCTGAGGGAGATGTGCGAAAGCAGGGGTCGAGTGCAGAGCGGAGCCTCCCAATCTGCGGGGAAGAGCTACTGCGGAAGACAGAGCTGCCGTCCCCTTCTGTCTTCCTCTCGAAACAAGgcggagaaggagaaggaggccCTAACGGGCATTTTTCTTCTccgaaattttttttccaccctCGAGGTGGAAAGATTTTTCCGGAATAATAATTCCGGAACTCAACTCAACGGACACTTTTTCAGTCCTTGTTTAATGGgagaataattttttaaaaatttaaaattttttcctgaAACTACAGTGTATTGCTAATGCATCAAAGGCTCCCCTTATGGATTTATGGTTGGATCATTCTCCTTTTTATTCAACattgatcttccaaaacaaacCTGTCTGtaaaagctatcaaacacaacctaaggcCAGcacatcctctctctctctctctctttttcattttaaagaatGTACATAACAATTCAATCCTATTGAATGGCtaacaactaaaaatttgtcACTAGCATTTATAGTGTACCAACAGTTTATAGTGACTTTTAATGATAGTTTATAATTattttagtgacaaatttttagattttaatcGTCTATCAttattgactatatatatattaccaaatggttaaaaataaaaaatctgtctttaaaagtattatatatattttcaatgttGTTGCAACCATAGTATGTTGGATGTCGATTATGAACCGATGGCTAAAAAATAAAGGAGCCATCACTAAACACGTCCAATTCATGGTAATTTTGGCAACAGCCTCTGGTTCTCTAAACCCGTGTTGTTGAGGGCACACGCTTCGAGGCTTGAAGCGTGCGCGTCAAAGCGTCTTCGTGAGGCGCAAATGAACCTGATGCGTGCAAGGCATCTGGAGCGCACGCTTCACAGGTCTAACGCTTGCTGTGCTTCAAcgcatttaacaacattgctTTAAACAGCCCATTTGAATTTTGGCAACATCCCATATTGGGTAGATTTGaatcctcatatatatatatatatatatatatcgtacCCAGTGATGTAGGACTTATTCCTACCTAATTTACCTAATTAATTAGCCACTTCTTGTATGATGCACTGGAGAGAAATATAATGATGTAGGACTTTAATTATTCACTTGATAATAACAAATATGTCACACATAATCTAGTTGCACCTACTCAGCACCTACATCATTATATTTATCTAGTCTGGAAATGTAAAGCAAAAAGTTTTGCATTATTGCATTTAACACACTTTCTCTTGAATCAGCAAGTGATAAGTCAAATGaggtctttttctttcttgcggAAGAATGGATATTTCTAGCCCTGCAGCTTTGTCAATAGGGTGCTGACTGTAGTTAAGGTTTTGCAGAATGATGGTGGGGTTCTTACTGGGCAACCACCAGATGGCCATCAAATATCTGTTAAGGGCCTCATTCCTTCCAAGTTGTCAAAATATGTTGAAGTTATTGGTGTTGCTGAGGGCAATCAATCCATACGTGCTGAAATATACACAAATTTTGGTGATACTTTTGGTAATTCTCttatcattcatattcatttaaGCAGAATTACAGAAGATGATTTGAGCTTGATGATAAGAATTCACAGGTTAATGGTAGTGACCATATGATAGTGGGGTTTCTCCAATTCCTGTGCCTCCATCAATGCATGATTGGTGAAGATTTTGCTCTGAACATCATTATATTTCCCTATAAAATCAACACCTTCCAATTATTAAGAAATGAGGCCCTTAACAGATATTTGACTTATCACTTGAATAAGTGAATATCAAACTATGGTCAGTACCATTTCATTGAATGATGCCTCATTACTGTGTGCCTTGTTACATGGTTGCAGAGTTTTGATTCGAGCCACACACTCACGCACACATgaagttaaaacttaaaagtaaagACAATTTTGCAAGTTTGCATTTGTGTGCCACCCTAggtatcttcttctttcttcttcctctttctcctttcttcttttgtctcttcctcctctttcttcttcttttcttcttctccaccaaAATGTCTTGTCCATGTATGTGGTTGAACTTGTGGATTTGCCCTTTTTTTAGTGAATCCAAACAGGCAGCCTGAACGGCCATGCACTCTTTCATGAAGAGAAAAACTTTGTAACTTGTTGAAGAAACCTTATTGTATTggtaaaaaatcaaatgaaagcaacattgcCCAGTTTATCTTAATCCATTGGGGATTTGTTTGCCTAGCAGAAAGGTATGTGAAACGACAAAAGCAAATAATATaacaaatattaatattttgtaATACTCTCAGAATAGGCAATCACTTcaacatttcaaaatttcttctccatccatatatttttaattattgagATATGTTCATAACATCTCTGATCTTTGCTGCATGGTTTTGAAGTGAAAATGTGGATTACTTTACATGTTCGATGACGTTTCACTGGTTCACGACCACAAATTATAGCTTGACCAACTATCCAACAATGTGACCCGGGTTTTTAGTAAACTTGCAGTGTCTATTGccattttttccattcctcATGAGCGTTGTCCAATCTGAGATGAAGTCAGGAAACTATACAAATATCACATGATCTAGATTGATATTCCCGGCCACTGTGACTTTACCTTGCAAGGTTTGAGATGTTGCAGTTGCATCATGTTGTCATTATCCCTGATGTGGGATTAGGGTTGTTCAAACTTGGACATTACCCTGTGAATTGATTTGGTCTATTGGCACCAACTTTTGAACAAGTTGAATTTTGATCTCAACGTATATTAATTGTATTtatagaaggagaaagaaagagtgaagGAGAATGGTAGACTAATTTATCTATTCATATTGAATTCATATTCTGCATTTCTATGTAAAAGTTTTGAAGGGGTTTTATCTTCTTCCAAATTATTGTCATTTGTTTATGTGCTTGTCAACTGTCGATCATGTAAAGTATCTTCATGTTTCCCATCTTCTCCTGTGTGAGCAATGAGTTGTAACCAGCTTCTGCACTCAATTTTTTGCATGAAACATTATTGTTTCTGTGCAGTCAGGTAGTATCAGTGATTATGTACGAGAACCAAACGTCAAGAAAGCTGATAGATAACATGGACgacaaggaagaaaagaagtcCTTCAGAAAACTATTAAAGGCTGTTGAGCTCTTAGGTAAAAACCTTGTCCGTGCTTTGCTTCTTACAGAAATAGTTATTCCTTCCTTTGGTTGTCCATACTTTTTCAGGGTCATGATaataaagataaacaaaaaatttcacattgtATTAGTCTCTTCACTAATTTATAAATGTATTATGAAGCATTTTTCTGTTAGTTTTCCAGTATGCTGCTGAACTTTTCAACCTTGTATTTTTGGCTTGTGGCTAAAGTTTACTGGTAAATATGTTGGAAGTTGTTCATCCTTTACAGCAACTAGCTGAAAAGCCTACTGGTCCAGCAACATCTCTATGCTGCTGAGTGGAAAGATACTGCTTTCTTGACTTGTCAACTCAGTTCAAGATGTCTGCATCAGGCTAAGTAGTAGCTATCCACACTTATGGAGGCTGGTCTGATGACCAAGATATCTGGATCGTTTCTTAACCTCCTGAATATTATTCTTGAAGTTTCCaatctcatttttcatgtttctgtCCTTGTTTTCACTTCTTTTCCATGATCAGCCACTTCTTGTATTTCTTTTGCCCTTAAGTTAGTCTGCTTTCTGATCGCTGTTCGGAAAAGTCATTGAGATTTAAGTATGATACCCACAGAAACAGAGATAcatggattttattttttaaaagggcacaggataagaaaagaaaaaacataattaCTCACCACAGCTTTTAGCAgaagaatgcaaaaaaaaaaaaatctcaatcgTTCACTATGCAGGGTACCAGAAAAGGAACTAAGGATCAAAGGCGCTTTGCAGAAGTCACCAGAGTGAGAAACCAAATCCACTATTAGCCTGACAGCCAAGAATTTCCTTTTGAGATCCTAAGCGTCTCTATTGTCACTGCAAAAATTCTTTTCCAGTGTATGTGAGGTGATTTCTGGCATGCTGCCTGAAGTTAAATCCATAAATCCCTGATGAAGTTAATTTCATTACACCAAGAAATGCAGATTAATTGTGAGCCTTTTCCAAATTAACATCAGTCTGTGCACTTGAAACCGAAATGCAGAAACTAAGGATGTTGGTTAGCAAAACTGATGATATCCTGTAACGCAAGCAATGctgcatgaatcaaataaaaCCACACTCATACTATTATCATGACTTCACATCGATACGGTTATCAACTTTATCTAGCAAAAGTTAGAAAGCAGATGTTATTGTGCgtcttttcttttgtgtgtgATTTTGTTGTGTGTATCTTTTGACTGTTCTATGTCTTGTCAAGTGTAATTTCAAATGTCTCTTGTGCCTAACATATGTGAGGCTTTCTTAGGATCTTCACGAATGAgttggaaagaaaggaagaagatggaaGACCAAAATGTGGCTTCCCTAGGTGGAAAGATGAATGTTCATCCCTCTATTGGTTAAATCATGGTATCATTTTTATAGAGGTCTGACATTATTATATACTGATATTTTTACATTCATGACAGCCTAAAAAGAATTGCAAGATGCCTGTCATTTTGGGGAGGAACATCATGAAAAAAAGGCAGGAAAAAGAGCAAAAATTATTTGAGGAGGTATTTTATACACCAATGGTTTatgtgcacatgcacacacacacacacacatcctaAACTTGGTAGGTGTGCACCAGATTTATGTCGTCTGCATGTCCATATTGGGCTGcttatcaaaattaaaaagtaaGATTTGTATCCGTGTCTTGTTTTGTGTGGTTTGTTTAGCAGAAAAATTCAGGATCCTGTTAGTATGATGTGAAAAAAGGCTTGTCAAGTTATAAGTACTCTGGATCTTAGATCCCGTCATGGTAAATGCAGTTGGATGATCCCTATCTATCAAAAGACTTGGAGGCAGAGACAAGGCTATATGTGGTGTCTATTAAGTATTAAGTGAGAATGAGGTCATCGACTTGGGTTTggaactctttctctctctaaacttTAGCTTCCTCCATGCTTTTTCCAGGGTCTTATTGATCAGATTCCTCGGAAATATACTAGCAAAAGCCAGAAAACCGGGCGAGAAGATCAAGTGCTCAAAATTAGCCAAGGTAATTTCAGAAATGGCATGTTGGATGTGAAGCATATCTTGAGAAAGGATGAAGCTGCTTCTAGGATGGAAGACCATAACCACCGAGGTGGTAAAGACAAGAAGAGAGGCAAAAGGAAGCAGCAGAACGGCAAGAAGAGAAGGCGAAGGAGCTAATTTGGACAGCAAATTAATGCTAATCGGTTAGAGACACGAACAGACGCAAACAAATGCACCAACCATATTGTGATAAGCGCATTTAACACAGTTTTGTGGTAAGACCTGCAAACATGCTCATGAAGAGACGCAAACAAATACACCAACCATATTGTTCTGTCAAACCCAATCTCATAAGGTGCTACTTCATATCCACAGGCAATCAAAAGAATGTTCTCCAGAAATTTTGATAAGATATAAGTGGCCCGTCTTGCAAAAATATTCTGGTTCCACCTCTACACTTGCACAGGTATGCACAAGGAATGTACAATAAGAAGTCAACCGAATCACTTGATTAATAATAAACTTTTGGTTTGGCCCAAATCTAAGTTCGAAGctaccaaatccaaatcaagttGCACCTACTCAGCAAGGATATTTGGTTCAATAGTTAATAGTTGGATTGAATAAGAAAATTCACATCGAATTAATCATCAGATGCAAATAAGATATagtgctttctttctttcagtaGGTATAGTTATTCAACTTTCCAGTCTGATCAGTTTTTAAAAACACATGCACAAGAACTAAAAGATCTCCGTAAAGAACCAAATGTATACAGATTCCTTCATATACATGCTGCTTTCCAACATACtgctttccaaaacaaaatttgatttaaagcTGAAAATTAAGCCTTCCAACCCTCTGAAAGGACCACTCCTAGATGAACAGACTCTTGTACTCTGAATTTGCTAGATGACACAACTTATTGAAGTTATCCAGAGCTGCAACAAAGAAACAAGTACAACAATGTCAGATTCTAATAAGCACTGGGCACATCAAATAATCTATCACTCATATGCGCTTCAAAATGAGCGTATCATGCCATTGgtggacaattatatataaGGACATAAAGGTGGAGTAAATCAAAGTATTCCTGCAATACAACTAATAATAGGCTTGGTGAATAGCCGAGTCACTCCCCGGCATTATAGCAAGTATCAGAGATTCAGACACATTTGCAATTTGTAACTGAACAGAAATATAATGATGTTCAGAGCAAAATCTTCACCAATCATGGCACTGATGGAGGCACAGGAATTGGAAAAACCCCACTATCATATGGTCAGTACCATTAACCTGTGAATCTTATCATCAAGCTCAAATTATCTTCTGTAATTCTGCttaaatgaatatgaatgataaGAGACTTACCAAAAGTATCACCAAAATTTGTGCATATATCAGCACGTATCGATTGATTGCCATCAGCAACACCAATAACTTCGACATATTGTGACAACTTGGAAGGAGTGAGGCCCTTAACAGATATTTGATGGCCATCTGGTGATTGCCCAGTAAGAATCCCACCATCATTCTGCAAAACCTTAACTACAGTCCGCACCCTACGCCCTGTATACATCTTTAATAGTTCTGCATTGACAAAAGCTGCAGGGCTAGAAATATCCATTCttctgcaaaaaagaaaaagacctcATTTGACTTATCACTTGATGATTCAAGAGAAAGTGTGTTAAATGCAATAATGGCCATACTTAATGCCATAATGCCAAAAACATTTTGCTTTACATTTCCAGACTAGACAATAATTGACCAGATATTAGCCATTAGGTTTTCACAAGGACCTCCAGTTCAACTGCTTGGTGCTTATGTAATGAAGCTAATTATCACTCAATTGTGTGAtaaaacaaagacaaagaaaacaagtgaattaAAATGTGGTCGAATCAAATCTATATATGAACAATAAAATCAACACCTTCCAATTAttaagaaatgtcattttttttcctcgtcACATacattttacttatttttgtgATTTACTTTATTTACAAATGCCTTTTCTCTATAATAGCACATGTcattcttactttttttttttcagtggtGAACTCCTTTAACCATTCCAATTTCCCTCATCAAATGAAccaagcaaagaagaaaaatgaaatagcaAGTACCAGAGGAAATGGAAAATCATACTCATATTTAGAAAGGGAAGAGCGTGAACTTTACAAGATGAATGCTGTAAGCTTTTAGTTTACTCTTGCTTTCAGTAAATCGAGCACCCAAAAAGATAACGAACTAACCTAAACAATACTGAGGGTTCCCTAGGTAAAAGGACTTCTGATTGGCCtttctttatattatattaGAAAAGGATGTTTCTTTGTTGAAGTTCTATTTACATCTATTCACCAGTCAAGTTGGTCCACCGACACAGTGATGTGTTCATGATTTGATAAAGTATTCTGTTTCTACATTTTGCTGATTCGTTGCTCTTTAaccttaaaagtttaaacagcTATTTCCACTGTGGGTACGATTAACTTCAGCTTCAGACTGATTGTTATTATCGTACAAAATTCATTCTAGTTTTTCTCTTCTATTAAAATTAAGTGTACATATTAATACGCAATTGGCAAAAGTTATCTAAGTTGCACATAGATCAAGTAGAAACCTAAGTATGAAACAAGATATCCCTAGTTACAGGCTGTTGAAACAATGATATAGCAAAAGATTGTTAGTATGCTTCATTAGCAAAATCTTTCACTTCTGTGTCTAAGAAGTCCATGTCTCCTATCTTGGTTTGTTTTGGCCTTTTAGGATTGAAAATCAAACCAGAAAGAAGCTACGAAGAAAGTGAACCATCATCAGGCATCACTCCATTAAACAGCTGATAGAACGCGAGCAGAGATAACAAAGCCCTAAGCAACTAGTGATCCATGTACAGccaaatcctttttttttttctttcttctttgcctACGGTCATCAATTACTAGGGTCCCCCCTCAACCAAAATAGAGGTGGCTGAATATAAACCCTACTTGCGATCCCAGCGACTTTTCCAACTTTGAAAACCAAGTAAATGAATACCCACCGAGTAAGAGATCAACGgaaatttcaagtttcaataGAGGATCGTCCTAGCCCACAAAAACATAggtcctttcttcttctttctcccccCATGcaggagtgagagagagagagagagagactcttaCCTTGGTAGCGATCAACTGGGATGCCCACCTgcaacaaagagagagagagagaggaatggcGCGGGAAAGTAAAGGTAGTTATTTCCCGCGCGTGGTTTTTCTAGGCGCGTGGTTTTTTTAggggtgggcgtcgggccggcccgtCTGGCCAGAAGCACGGgccccggcccggcccgatatccCAGGTCCCGGCCCGGGCCGTTTGAGCAACACAGTATTCGTCCGACGGTCCGCGCGGCGAAGTCACAGCCACGTCGCCGTCCGATGGCGTGCTGGGCGTGCCGGCCTTCATGTCgccggaggaggaggaggaggggttGGAGCGGGAGAtggagggggagcgggagacGGAGGAGGGGTTGGAACGGGAGAAGAAGGGGGATGGTGAGCGGGTGGGTGGGGTCGGGCCGACCCGGGTTGCGTCATCTGGTTCGGTCGGAAAAACGGCTCGGACCTGTGCCCGACCGGGTCGGGTATCAGGTTCTCGATAGTGGCTTGACCCACCCAggcctttttcccttttgaatACAATATTACAAAAATTGCCACTCTttatgtaaaaatgaaaattatatgtGCTTTTCCAATTTCGGTTTGACACTATGGATATGAGATCCctaagatctcaaatccatgataaTTCATAGTTTTCAACATGTGCTATCAATCAAACTGATGATTTTctaaaacacacctttttacTCAGTCTTGGACTTAAGATCTGAGGTTATCAAACGTAACCTTAAAGAAAAGGGTGTTTGATTCCTATTccaattttgattcaaattattggtcaaatccaaatccgaattcaagATCTAACAAAATCTATATTCAAATGTCGAGTGAAGGTCAAGTCACCAACCAAGCCACTTTGAGAGGTTGTTTGCCATATGCCACAACCAATGCACCTAGTTGAGTGGTTGAGATTGTCTGGTTACTCATCCAGGTTACTacttaagaggttgtttggcaacagtaatacATTGTCATGTGTAAAACATCATGAGATTTATACTTGGTAATTTGCACATATACAATCAGATTTAACTCCATGCCCATTTAACTTCAATTGctttatggattgaaacaaaTCTGGAACATTTCATTAACATAAATGAACTTTCAGTTGTATCAATCAGGTTCATGTCCATTGCTATAGAATCCATGCCTGAAATCAGGTCTCGGAGTCTCGGAGTTTGGATACAACCATCTTGCTCAACACTTAAACTGGACCAAGCAATGGTCCAAAAAGCACCTAGAAGCTGGAGGTGCCATGTTGTTGGTAGAGGTTGTGTCCCAggttgaaaacaaataaattctATTATATACTCAAATCCAGATAAGGTTTAGAAGAtgtcaaatccaaatatatcaCCGAAACCCCCTTTTTTTTCTACCTCGGGGGGTGAAGGACTGTTTCTAAACCTAGGTGATGAGCAGTGTTGCACATCCACTATTTGCAGTCCATATGAGTAATAATAGGAATTGAACTGATGGCCAGACTTTCATTGACCCACCAGTCTAACCAAATCTGCTACGTCCTTTAGAATAAATGAAGACATATAGGCAAGCTTTGAGGAGTTAGGATTGAAATAATGTGGTCCTTTTTCATCTTCCCCTGTTTAGAAACTTCATAAACAATATGTGAAAGCCTCCATAACTAAGCATAAATGAAGATCAACCAAGCCCATAAAGGCTCCATCAGATTTATAATAATGGTCAGGTTAGACCCAACCCGAAAGCTTGCCTAAGGTTCAAGGACTAGGACATGCATTTTTTGCCGCAATAGAGAAGCATAGCAGTGGCCGAAAGATTTCCTCACTCACCGGACCAAATAGATAAGATCTTCACTGGTACAAGTATATAAGGATTTCAGACCAAGACAACTGTGACTGTAGCTCCTTCAGAAAGCTtggtgaaagaa contains these protein-coding regions:
- the LOC116254551 gene encoding uncharacterized protein LOC116254551, with protein sequence MDDKEEKKSFRKLLKAVELLGSSRMSWKERKKMEDQNVASLGGKPKKNCKMPVILGRNIMKKRQEKEQKLFEEGLIDQIPRKYTSKSQKTGREDQVLKISQGNFRNGMLDVKHILRKDEAASRMEDHNHRGGKDKKRGKRKQQNGKKRRRRS
- the LOC116254553 gene encoding replication protein A 14 kDa subunit-like, which gives rise to MDISSPAAFVNAELLKMYTGRRVRTVVKVLQNDGGILTGQSPDGHQISVKGLTPSKLSQYVEVIGVADGNQSIRADICTNFGDTFALDNFNKLCHLANSEYKSLFI